One window of the Oceanicaulis sp. genome contains the following:
- the grpE gene encoding nucleotide exchange factor GrpE gives MTQDRSNSETRADAQTEDPAASEAARTGADAPLPPEDTPEGPVGADADPEAPVEDAAAAGAAPDPAEEAGKLRDQLLRALAEVENTKKRAARDVKDAREYAVAGFARDMLDVADNLSRALQSVSDEAKQSAGPALQTLLEGVELTERRLSSALERHGVKKVEPRPGDPLDPNRHQAAAQVPADQPKGAIAHVMQPGYVIGERTLRAAMVVVSAGPAEGGEKAPQDKPEPPKTGGGVDVSA, from the coding sequence ATGACCCAGGACCGTTCGAATTCCGAAACCCGCGCGGACGCGCAAACCGAAGACCCCGCGGCCAGCGAGGCGGCGCGCACCGGCGCGGATGCGCCCCTGCCGCCTGAAGACACGCCCGAAGGCCCGGTCGGCGCGGACGCCGATCCCGAAGCCCCCGTCGAGGACGCGGCCGCCGCGGGCGCCGCGCCCGACCCGGCCGAGGAGGCCGGCAAGCTGAGAGACCAGCTGCTGCGTGCGCTGGCCGAAGTGGAGAACACCAAGAAGCGCGCCGCGCGTGACGTGAAGGACGCCCGCGAATACGCCGTGGCCGGTTTCGCGCGCGACATGCTGGACGTGGCCGACAATCTTTCCCGCGCGCTTCAGAGCGTGTCGGACGAAGCGAAGCAAAGCGCCGGCCCGGCGCTTCAGACGCTTCTTGAAGGCGTCGAGCTGACCGAACGGCGGCTGTCGAGCGCGCTTGAACGCCACGGGGTGAAGAAGGTCGAGCCCAGGCCCGGCGATCCCCTCGACCCCAACCGTCACCAGGCCGCCGCCCAGGTCCCTGCCGATCAGCCCAAGGGCGCGATCGCCCACGTGATGCAGCCCGGCTACGTCATCGGCGAGCGCACCTTGCGCGCGGCGATGGTCGTGGTCAGCGCCGGGCCGGCCGAGGGCGGCGAGAAAGCGCCTCAGGACAAGCCCGAGCCGCCGAAAACCGGCGGCGGGGTGGATGTCAGCGCCTAG